In a genomic window of Saccharothrix sp. HUAS TT1:
- a CDS encoding sugar phosphate isomerase/epimerase family protein yields the protein MTGESPMPSRRTLLTTALAASAAVALPATASAAGGPAGGPGRRRVPKQSISIQLYTLRGIMGDEPEPVLSALADIGYRKVELAGTYGRGAAEFARVLRRCGLRATSSHVGIDGDLDQVIADAHALGNKYVVVPWVDYGTLAEWRAFTERLEEAGGRLRRAGLSLGYHNHAHEFAAVEGVRPFDVITAGTSRRNVHLELDLYWAVVGGVDPVRLYREHFPRVRQFHVKDRAADGSFADPGTGTIDFARIFRAADVVEHIVENDQPADALTTARVGYDYLVNLRF from the coding sequence ATGACCGGGGAATCGCCCATGCCGTCCCGCCGCACGCTGCTGACCACCGCCCTCGCCGCGAGCGCGGCCGTCGCGCTGCCCGCCACCGCCTCGGCCGCCGGGGGTCCGGCGGGCGGCCCGGGGCGTCGGCGGGTGCCGAAGCAGTCGATCAGCATCCAGCTGTACACGTTGCGCGGCATCATGGGCGACGAGCCGGAGCCCGTGCTGTCGGCGCTGGCCGACATCGGCTACCGCAAGGTCGAGCTGGCCGGCACGTACGGCCGCGGCGCCGCCGAGTTCGCCCGCGTGCTGCGGCGGTGCGGGCTGCGGGCGACGTCCAGCCACGTCGGCATCGACGGCGACCTCGACCAGGTGATCGCGGACGCGCACGCGCTGGGGAACAAGTACGTGGTGGTGCCGTGGGTGGACTACGGGACCCTCGCCGAGTGGCGCGCGTTCACCGAGCGGTTGGAGGAGGCGGGCGGTCGGCTGCGGCGCGCCGGCCTCAGCCTCGGCTACCACAACCACGCGCACGAGTTCGCGGCCGTGGAGGGCGTGCGGCCGTTCGACGTGATCACGGCGGGCACGTCGCGGCGCAACGTGCACCTGGAGCTGGACCTGTACTGGGCGGTGGTCGGCGGCGTCGACCCGGTGCGGCTGTACCGGGAGCACTTCCCGCGGGTGCGGCAGTTCCACGTGAAGGACCGCGCGGCGGACGGGTCGTTCGCGGACCCCGGCACCGGCACGATCGACTTCGCGCGGATCTTCCGGGCTGCCGACGTGGTCGAGCACATCGTGGAGAACGACCAGCCGGCGGACGCCCTCACCACGGCCCGGGTCGGTTACGACTACCTCGTGAACCTCCGCTTCTGA
- a CDS encoding aspartate/glutamate racemase family protein: protein MRTIGLIGGMSWESSAEYYRLLNEETRRRLGGHHCAPSLLLTVDFAEVEELQRTGQWERSGELLAEAARKLEGAGAELVLLCTNTMHKVADAITDAVGVPFVHIVDATARRLTGYRTVGLLGTRFTMEQDFYRDRMREHGIELVVPDEPDRTLVHDVIYQELTRNRVEPASRAAYRDVMARLVDRGAEAVILGCTEITLLVDQSDSGVPLVDSTRLHVEAGVDLALA from the coding sequence ATGCGAACCATCGGCTTGATCGGCGGGATGAGCTGGGAGTCCTCCGCCGAGTACTACCGGCTGCTCAACGAGGAGACCCGGCGCAGGCTGGGCGGGCACCACTGCGCGCCGAGCCTGCTGCTGACCGTCGACTTCGCCGAGGTCGAGGAGCTGCAGCGGACCGGGCAGTGGGAGCGGTCGGGCGAACTGCTCGCCGAGGCCGCGCGCAAGCTCGAAGGCGCGGGCGCGGAGCTGGTCCTGCTGTGCACCAACACCATGCACAAGGTGGCCGACGCGATCACCGACGCCGTCGGGGTGCCGTTCGTGCACATCGTGGACGCCACCGCGCGCCGGTTGACCGGGTACCGCACCGTCGGCCTGCTCGGCACCCGGTTCACCATGGAGCAGGACTTCTACCGGGACCGGATGCGCGAGCACGGCATCGAGCTGGTCGTCCCGGACGAGCCGGACCGCACGCTCGTGCACGACGTGATCTACCAGGAGCTGACCCGCAACCGGGTCGAGCCCGCCTCGCGCGCCGCGTACCGGGACGTGATGGCGCGCCTGGTGGACCGGGGCGCGGAGGCGGTGATCCTCGGCTGCACCGAGATCACGCTGCTGGTCGACCAGTCCGACAGCGGCGTGCCGCTGGTCGACTCGACCCGCCTGCACGTGGAGGCGGGCGTCGACCTGGCGCTGGCCTGA
- a CDS encoding ABC transporter ATP-binding protein: protein MSLYHVTNAQDDKRPFSAATFRRIWAFARPHRVRLAQYLGLSVVVAVLAVVTPVLAGRIVDSIVNGAAYRVVLVLAAVIAGIALLEAALGLVARWLSASIGEDLILDLRTTVFDHVQRMPIAFFTRTRTGALVSRLNNDVIGAQRAFSDTLSSVVGNLVTLALTLVVMISLSWQITLLALVLLPVFVVPARRMGARLARLEREAANHNATMSTQMTERFSAPGATLVKLFGRPAHESDEFARRARRVRDIGVRTAMVQTVFLTALTLVSALALAVVYGLGGFYALAGELDAGSVVALALLLTRLYAPLTALASARVEVMSALVSFERVFEVLDLRPLIAERPGARSVPDGPVSVEFEGVRFAYPAADKVSLASLEEVAVLDNRGGVEVLHDVSFRAEPGQVVALVGSSGAGKSTIASLLPRLYDVDSGAVRLSGVDVRDLTADSIRDALGMVTQDGHLFHESIRSNLLLAQPSATEEELWEVLGRARLAELVGSLPDGLDTVVGERGYRLSGGERQRLTIARLLLAKPRVVILDEATAHLDSTSEAAVQAALGEALHGRTAVVIAHRLSTVRAADLILVVEGGRVVERGTHADLLAAGGRYEELYRTQFAEEARTP from the coding sequence ATGTCGCTCTACCACGTGACGAACGCGCAGGACGACAAGCGGCCGTTCTCCGCGGCCACCTTCCGCCGGATCTGGGCGTTCGCCCGGCCGCACCGGGTCCGACTGGCCCAGTACCTGGGGCTGAGCGTGGTCGTGGCGGTGCTGGCGGTGGTGACGCCGGTCCTCGCGGGCCGGATCGTGGACTCGATCGTCAACGGCGCGGCGTACCGGGTGGTGCTCGTGCTCGCGGCCGTCATCGCCGGGATCGCGCTCCTGGAGGCGGCGCTGGGCCTGGTCGCGCGGTGGCTGTCGGCGAGCATCGGCGAGGACCTGATCCTCGACCTGCGGACCACGGTGTTCGACCACGTGCAGCGGATGCCGATCGCGTTCTTCACCCGCACCCGCACCGGGGCGCTGGTGAGCAGGCTGAACAACGACGTGATCGGCGCGCAGCGGGCGTTCAGCGACACGCTGTCCAGCGTGGTGGGCAACCTGGTCACGCTGGCGCTGACGCTGGTGGTGATGATCAGCCTGTCCTGGCAGATCACGCTGCTGGCGCTGGTGCTGCTGCCGGTGTTCGTGGTGCCGGCGCGGCGGATGGGCGCCCGGCTGGCCCGGCTGGAGCGGGAGGCGGCCAACCACAACGCGACGATGAGCACGCAGATGACCGAGCGGTTCTCGGCGCCGGGCGCGACGCTGGTGAAGCTGTTCGGCCGGCCCGCGCACGAGTCGGACGAGTTCGCGCGGCGGGCGCGGCGGGTGCGGGACATCGGCGTGCGCACGGCCATGGTGCAGACCGTGTTCCTGACCGCGTTGACGCTGGTGTCGGCGCTGGCGCTGGCCGTGGTGTACGGGCTGGGCGGGTTCTACGCGCTGGCCGGCGAGCTGGACGCGGGTTCGGTGGTGGCGCTGGCGCTGCTGCTGACCAGGCTGTACGCGCCGCTGACGGCGCTGGCCAGCGCGCGGGTCGAGGTGATGAGCGCCCTGGTGAGCTTCGAGCGGGTCTTCGAGGTGCTGGACCTGCGGCCGCTGATCGCCGAGCGGCCGGGCGCGCGGTCGGTGCCGGACGGTCCGGTGTCGGTGGAGTTCGAGGGCGTCCGGTTCGCCTACCCGGCCGCGGACAAGGTGTCGCTGGCGTCGTTGGAGGAGGTGGCGGTGCTCGACAACCGGGGTGGGGTCGAGGTGCTGCACGACGTCTCGTTCCGGGCCGAACCGGGCCAGGTGGTGGCGCTGGTCGGCTCGTCGGGCGCGGGCAAGTCCACCATCGCCTCGCTGCTGCCCCGGCTGTACGACGTGGACTCGGGCGCGGTGCGGCTGTCCGGTGTGGACGTCCGCGACCTGACCGCCGACTCGATCCGCGACGCGCTGGGCATGGTCACCCAGGACGGCCACCTGTTCCACGAGTCGATCCGGTCGAACCTGCTGCTCGCGCAGCCGTCGGCGACGGAGGAGGAGCTGTGGGAGGTGCTGGGCCGGGCGCGGCTGGCCGAGCTGGTGGGGTCGCTGCCGGACGGGCTGGACACCGTGGTCGGCGAGCGCGGCTACCGGCTGTCCGGCGGTGAGCGGCAGCGGTTGACGATCGCGCGGCTGCTGCTGGCCAAGCCGCGCGTGGTGATCCTGGACGAGGCCACCGCGCACCTGGACTCCACGTCGGAGGCCGCGGTGCAGGCGGCGCTCGGCGAGGCGCTGCACGGCCGGACGGCGGTGGTCATCGCGCACCGGCTGTCGACCGTGCGGGCGGCCGACCTGATCCTCGTGGTCGAGGGCGGCCGGGTGGTGGAGCGCGGCACGCACGCCGACCTGCTCGCCGCCGGCGGCCGTTACGAGGAGCTGTACCGGACCCAGTTCGCCGAGGAGGCGCGGACGCCGTAG
- a CDS encoding proteasome assembly chaperone family protein: MALDPEDLFEVDSDVPDLTGAVLLHHFDGFMDAGAAGGALVAHLLEVHEHRVIARFDVDDLIDYRARRPTMTYATDRWESFDKPELVVHLLHDAVGTPFLLMTGPEPDRRWEAVTEAVRSLVERWELRLAVSFHGIPMGVPHTRKLSVISHATRPELVVESSPFNRVQVPGNLSALIELRLGEAGHDAMGFAAYVPHYLAQGTYPTAALGLLHSLTKSTGLVIQAAALNEAASRTDAEIARQVAESSEVAQVVEALERQYDAFTEASDNLLLPDDEPLPSADELGAEFERFLAEQQRDH; encoded by the coding sequence GTGGCGCTGGACCCGGAGGATCTGTTCGAGGTCGACTCCGACGTCCCGGACCTGACCGGAGCGGTGCTGCTGCACCACTTCGACGGTTTCATGGACGCCGGCGCGGCGGGCGGGGCGCTCGTCGCCCACCTGCTGGAGGTGCACGAGCACCGGGTGATCGCCCGGTTCGACGTCGACGACCTGATCGACTACCGCGCCCGTCGGCCGACGATGACCTACGCCACCGACCGGTGGGAGTCCTTCGACAAGCCCGAGCTGGTCGTCCACCTGCTGCACGACGCGGTCGGCACCCCGTTCCTGCTGATGACCGGCCCCGAGCCGGATCGCCGGTGGGAGGCGGTGACCGAGGCGGTGCGGTCGCTGGTCGAGCGGTGGGAGCTGCGGCTGGCCGTCAGCTTCCACGGCATCCCGATGGGCGTGCCGCACACCCGCAAGCTGTCGGTCATCTCGCACGCCACCCGGCCGGAGCTGGTCGTGGAGAGCTCGCCGTTCAACCGGGTGCAGGTGCCGGGCAACCTGTCGGCGCTGATCGAGCTGCGCCTGGGTGAGGCGGGTCACGACGCCATGGGCTTCGCCGCCTACGTGCCGCACTACCTGGCGCAGGGCACCTACCCGACCGCCGCGCTCGGCCTGCTGCACTCGTTGACCAAGTCGACCGGCCTGGTGATCCAGGCGGCCGCGCTGAACGAGGCCGCGAGCCGGACGGACGCCGAGATCGCCCGCCAGGTGGCGGAGTCGAGCGAGGTCGCGCAGGTGGTGGAGGCGCTGGAGCGGCAGTACGACGCGTTCACCGAGGCGTCGGACAACCTCCTGCTGCCCGACGACGAGCCGCTGCCCAGCGCCGACGAGCTCGGCGCCGAGTTCGAGCGCTTCCTGGCCGAGCAGCAGCGCGACCACTGA
- a CDS encoding chorismate mutase: MPEPTPPTSLADVRARIDVIDTELVGLLARRQELVRAAASFKSDDRAVRAPDRVAAVVESVRERAAAAGLEPAVAEAVWRAMIGAFIEFELARHAETRQGG, translated from the coding sequence GTGCCCGAACCCACGCCCCCGACGTCGCTGGCCGACGTCCGCGCCCGCATCGACGTGATCGACACCGAGCTGGTGGGCCTGCTGGCGCGGCGGCAGGAGCTGGTGCGGGCCGCCGCGTCGTTCAAGTCGGACGACCGGGCGGTCCGGGCTCCGGACCGGGTCGCCGCGGTGGTCGAGTCGGTGCGCGAGCGGGCCGCGGCCGCCGGGCTGGAGCCCGCGGTGGCCGAGGCGGTCTGGCGGGCGATGATCGGCGCGTTCATCGAGTTCGAGCTGGCCAGGCACGCCGAAACCCGCCAGGGCGGCTGA
- a CDS encoding MsnO8 family LLM class oxidoreductase has product MVRLSVLDRSRVRAGHGHPEALRDTVAFAREVERLGYHRFWVSEHHGVPGVAGSAPTVLAAAVAAATSAIRVGTGGVMLPNHQPLVVAEQFGVLESLFPGRVDMGLGRSVGFIEPVRRALGHDKGDADEFGPKLTELLGYFTGDQAVRGYPAHGLRVAPFVLATGAGARVAAAHGVPLVIGGFRGEDAMVEAVAAYRARFRPSVWATEPYVVVSTTVAVADTAEDAWRLLLPEAWAMAHSRTRGEFPPLSAPDDVLAEPMTERERTRFEQALHGHVHGTPSEVAKALDALVDRTAADEVLVTTSTYDRTALLDSYRLLADLYL; this is encoded by the coding sequence GTGGTGAGGCTTTCGGTGCTGGACAGGTCGCGCGTGCGCGCCGGGCACGGCCACCCCGAGGCGCTGCGCGACACGGTCGCGTTCGCCCGCGAGGTGGAACGGCTCGGCTACCACCGCTTCTGGGTGTCCGAGCACCACGGCGTGCCCGGTGTGGCCGGTTCCGCGCCGACCGTGCTGGCCGCCGCCGTGGCCGCCGCGACCTCCGCCATCCGGGTCGGCACGGGCGGCGTGATGCTGCCCAACCACCAGCCGCTGGTGGTGGCCGAGCAGTTCGGCGTGCTGGAGTCGCTGTTCCCGGGGCGCGTGGACATGGGCCTGGGCCGGTCGGTCGGGTTCATCGAGCCGGTGCGCCGGGCGCTCGGGCACGACAAGGGGGACGCCGACGAGTTCGGCCCGAAGCTCACCGAGTTGCTGGGCTACTTCACCGGCGACCAGGCGGTGCGCGGCTACCCGGCCCACGGCCTGCGGGTGGCCCCGTTCGTGCTGGCCACCGGGGCCGGGGCGCGCGTGGCGGCGGCTCACGGCGTCCCGCTCGTCATCGGCGGGTTCCGCGGCGAGGACGCGATGGTCGAGGCCGTCGCGGCCTACCGGGCGAGGTTCCGCCCGTCGGTCTGGGCGACCGAGCCGTACGTGGTGGTCTCCACGACGGTCGCCGTGGCGGACACCGCCGAGGACGCCTGGCGACTCCTGCTGCCGGAGGCTTGGGCGATGGCCCACTCGCGCACCCGCGGCGAGTTCCCGCCGTTGAGCGCGCCGGACGACGTCCTCGCCGAGCCGATGACGGAGCGTGAGCGCACGCGGTTCGAGCAGGCGTTGCACGGGCACGTCCACGGCACGCCGTCGGAGGTGGCCAAGGCGCTGGACGCGCTGGTCGACCGCACGGCGGCCGACGAGGTGCTGGTCACCACGAGCACCTACGACCGGACCGCGCTGCTCGACTCCTACCGCCTGCTCGCCGACCTGTACCTCTGA
- a CDS encoding acyl-CoA dehydrogenase family protein: MIRAEATTADRDRRLSPAVVAALVEAGATRMLAPASLGGGEVDLPSWAVAVEDLARADGSAGWTAMTTSATSSLAWYLPPDAAAEVFGSPKSVIAGTAAPVGRAVPVDGGHRVDGRWGWGSAVPLCDWVVGGALTPEGPRLMIFPAADVTVHDTWHAAGLRATGSHDWEVAGAFVPTRRQVWPPALRVPGPLPTFPFFAFLAVGVAAVGLGIAARAVEEVEALAVVKTPQYASAVLAEQVGAQHDLGVAEARLSAARAFLHAEVAARWADAVAGSPGSVRDRARLRLACSHAAAEAASVTRLAFDLGGGSSVFEDAPLQRCLRDAHVAAQHSIVSRRLFETYGKVRLGVPTDTSRL; encoded by the coding sequence TTGATCAGAGCGGAAGCGACCACGGCCGACCGCGATCGTCGACTCTCCCCGGCGGTCGTGGCGGCGTTGGTCGAGGCGGGCGCGACGCGGATGCTCGCGCCCGCCTCTCTCGGCGGCGGTGAGGTCGACCTGCCGTCTTGGGCGGTGGCCGTCGAGGACCTGGCCAGGGCCGACGGCTCGGCCGGGTGGACGGCGATGACGACCAGCGCGACGTCGTCCCTGGCGTGGTACCTGCCACCGGACGCGGCCGCCGAGGTGTTCGGGTCGCCGAAGTCGGTGATCGCGGGCACCGCCGCGCCGGTCGGCCGGGCGGTCCCGGTGGACGGCGGGCACCGGGTCGACGGCCGGTGGGGCTGGGGCAGCGCGGTGCCGCTGTGCGACTGGGTCGTCGGCGGCGCGCTGACCCCGGAGGGCCCGCGGCTGATGATCTTCCCGGCGGCCGACGTGACGGTGCACGACACCTGGCACGCGGCCGGCCTGCGGGCCACCGGGTCGCACGACTGGGAGGTGGCGGGCGCGTTCGTGCCCACCCGCAGGCAGGTGTGGCCGCCCGCGCTGCGGGTGCCCGGTCCGCTGCCGACGTTCCCGTTCTTCGCGTTCCTGGCCGTCGGCGTGGCGGCGGTGGGCCTGGGCATCGCGGCGCGGGCGGTCGAGGAGGTGGAGGCGCTGGCGGTGGTCAAGACGCCCCAGTACGCGTCGGCGGTGCTCGCCGAGCAGGTCGGGGCGCAGCACGACCTGGGCGTGGCGGAGGCCCGGCTGTCGGCGGCGCGGGCGTTCCTGCACGCCGAGGTGGCGGCCCGCTGGGCGGACGCGGTGGCCGGCTCGCCGGGCTCGGTGCGGGACCGGGCGCGGTTGCGGTTGGCGTGCTCGCACGCGGCGGCCGAGGCGGCGTCGGTGACGCGGCTGGCGTTCGACCTCGGCGGCGGCAGCTCGGTGTTCGAGGACGCGCCGTTGCAGCGGTGCCTGCGGGACGCCCACGTGGCCGCGCAGCACTCGATCGTGTCGCGCCGGTTGTTCGAGACCTACGGGAAGGTCCGGCTGGGCGTGCCGACCGACACCAGCAGGCTCTGA
- a CDS encoding family 16 glycosylhydrolase: MRTRVVVSAVALAFGALAVPAAQAAPASNAAADVGTMAVTFAEEFNGPAGTRVDASKWNTEVGDNNGNNREHQYYTTSASNASMDGAGNLVITARKENPGNYNCWYGRCQYTSARINTAGKFTTTYGKVEARMKMPRGKGIWPAFWMLGQDINSGNPWPNSGEIDIMEFLGHDLDTVYGTIHGPGYSGAGGIGQPFNGPNFADGFHTFAIEWTPSGIAWSVDGNVYQRRTPADLGGRQWVFNKPFFIILNLAVGGEWPGYPDASTTFPQQFVIDYVRVSTADGSQPTGGRITGIGGKCVDVAGANPANGTAVQLWDCNGTAAQQWSRPGDGTIRALGKCLDAASGGTADGTLAQLWDCNGTGAQKWAVSGANDIVNIQANKCLDASNNSSANGTRLHLWTCTGAANQKWTVS, translated from the coding sequence ATGAGGACACGAGTGGTGGTGAGTGCGGTCGCGCTCGCCTTCGGCGCGCTGGCCGTGCCCGCCGCGCAAGCCGCCCCGGCTTCCAACGCCGCCGCCGACGTGGGCACCATGGCGGTGACCTTCGCCGAGGAGTTCAACGGCCCGGCGGGCACCAGGGTCGACGCCTCGAAGTGGAACACCGAGGTCGGCGACAACAACGGCAACAACCGCGAGCACCAGTACTACACGACGTCGGCGAGCAACGCGTCGATGGACGGCGCGGGCAACCTCGTCATCACCGCCCGCAAGGAGAACCCCGGCAACTACAACTGCTGGTACGGCCGCTGCCAGTACACCTCGGCCCGGATCAACACCGCGGGCAAGTTCACCACGACCTACGGCAAGGTCGAGGCGCGGATGAAGATGCCGCGCGGCAAGGGCATCTGGCCCGCGTTCTGGATGCTCGGCCAGGACATCAACTCCGGCAACCCGTGGCCCAACAGCGGCGAGATCGACATCATGGAGTTCCTGGGCCACGACCTCGACACCGTGTACGGCACCATCCACGGTCCGGGGTACTCGGGCGCGGGCGGCATCGGCCAGCCCTTCAACGGGCCGAACTTCGCCGACGGCTTCCACACCTTCGCCATCGAGTGGACGCCGAGCGGCATCGCGTGGTCCGTGGACGGCAACGTCTACCAGCGCCGCACGCCCGCCGACCTCGGCGGCCGGCAGTGGGTGTTCAACAAGCCGTTCTTCATCATCCTCAACCTGGCGGTCGGCGGCGAGTGGCCGGGCTACCCGGACGCGAGCACCACGTTCCCGCAGCAGTTCGTGATCGACTACGTGCGGGTGTCCACGGCGGACGGCAGCCAGCCCACCGGCGGCCGGATCACCGGCATCGGCGGCAAGTGCGTCGACGTGGCGGGCGCGAACCCGGCCAACGGCACGGCGGTCCAGCTGTGGGACTGCAACGGCACGGCCGCCCAGCAGTGGTCGCGGCCGGGTGACGGCACGATCCGCGCCCTGGGCAAGTGCCTCGACGCGGCGTCGGGCGGCACGGCCGACGGCACGCTGGCGCAGTTGTGGGACTGCAACGGGACCGGCGCGCAGAAGTGGGCCGTCAGCGGCGCGAACGACATCGTGAACATCCAGGCGAACAAGTGCCTGGACGCGTCGAACAACAGCTCCGCCAACGGCACCAGGCTGCACCTGTGGACGTGCACCGGCGCCGCGAACCAGAAGTGGACCGTCTCCTGA
- the paaZ gene encoding phenylacetic acid degradation bifunctional protein PaaZ — translation MAMLRSYVSGRWHAPSTEGAPLHDAVTGEEIARISSQGVDMAAALDHGRRVGGPALRELTFHQRAALLKALASNLREHRDELYALSARSGATRTDSLIDVDGGIGVLFGYASKAKRELPNDKVFVDGAVEPLSKGGTFVGQHVATPLRGVAVQINAFNFPMWGPLEKFAPAFIAGVPSLIKPASQTAYITEKLVELMLASDLLPEGSLQLVTGSAGDLLDHLTGQDLVGFTGSASTAQVLRTHPTVVRNSVRFNAEADSLNCSILGPDAAPGTPEFDLFVKQLVSEMTVKAGQKCTAIRRALVPAPLLDAVADAATARLAKVVIGNPANETVRMGALAGVEQREEVRRSLKALLEAGDVVYGSLDRVDVVDADAERGAFLSPVLLKADPDRAQPHEVEAFGPVSTLMAYRDAGHAVELAARGAGSLVGSVVTHDADFARDVVLGVAPWHGRVLVLDRDDAKESTGHGSPLPMLVHGGPGRAGGGEEMGGIRGVLHHMQRTAVQASPRVLSAVTGRWVAGAPRTESDVHPFRKSLRELRIGDTVVAGPRTVTLADIEHFAEFTGDTFYAHTDEEAAAANPFFGGRVAHGYLVVSFAAGLFVSPEPGPVLANYGLESLRFLTPTFPGDELTVTLTAKQITPREDQEYGEVRWDADLVNQKGESVAKYDVLTLVAKKQA, via the coding sequence ATGGCCATGCTGCGCAGCTACGTGTCCGGGCGCTGGCACGCGCCGTCCACCGAGGGCGCCCCGCTGCACGACGCGGTGACCGGCGAGGAGATCGCCCGGATCTCGTCCCAGGGCGTCGACATGGCGGCGGCCCTGGACCACGGCAGGCGCGTCGGCGGCCCGGCGCTGCGGGAGCTGACCTTCCACCAGCGCGCGGCGCTGCTCAAGGCGCTGGCCTCGAACCTGCGGGAGCACCGCGACGAGCTGTACGCGCTGTCCGCCAGGTCGGGCGCCACCAGGACCGACTCGCTGATCGACGTGGACGGCGGCATCGGCGTGCTGTTCGGCTACGCGAGCAAGGCCAAGCGCGAGCTGCCCAACGACAAGGTGTTCGTCGACGGCGCGGTGGAGCCGCTGAGCAAGGGCGGCACGTTCGTCGGCCAGCACGTCGCCACCCCGCTGCGGGGCGTCGCGGTGCAGATCAACGCCTTCAACTTCCCCATGTGGGGTCCGCTGGAGAAGTTCGCGCCCGCGTTCATCGCCGGCGTGCCGTCGCTGATCAAGCCCGCGTCGCAGACCGCCTACATCACCGAGAAGCTGGTCGAGCTGATGCTCGCCTCGGACCTGCTGCCGGAGGGCTCGCTCCAGCTGGTCACCGGCAGCGCGGGCGACCTGCTCGACCACCTGACCGGCCAGGACCTGGTCGGCTTCACCGGCTCCGCGTCCACCGCCCAGGTGCTGCGCACGCACCCCACCGTGGTGCGCAACAGCGTCCGCTTCAACGCCGAGGCCGACTCGTTGAACTGCTCGATCCTCGGCCCGGACGCGGCCCCGGGCACCCCCGAGTTCGACCTGTTCGTCAAGCAGCTCGTCAGCGAGATGACGGTCAAGGCGGGCCAGAAGTGCACCGCGATCCGGCGCGCCCTGGTGCCCGCGCCCCTGCTGGACGCCGTCGCCGACGCCGCGACCGCGCGGCTGGCGAAGGTCGTCATCGGCAACCCGGCCAACGAGACCGTGCGGATGGGCGCGCTGGCGGGCGTCGAGCAGCGCGAGGAGGTCCGGCGGTCGCTGAAGGCGCTGCTGGAGGCCGGTGACGTCGTCTACGGCTCGCTCGACCGGGTGGACGTGGTGGACGCCGACGCCGAGCGCGGCGCGTTCCTGTCGCCCGTGCTGCTCAAGGCCGACCCCGACCGCGCCCAGCCGCACGAGGTGGAGGCGTTCGGGCCGGTGTCCACGCTGATGGCCTACCGGGACGCCGGGCACGCGGTCGAGCTGGCCGCCCGCGGCGCGGGCAGCCTGGTCGGCTCGGTCGTCACGCACGACGCGGACTTCGCCCGGGACGTCGTGCTCGGCGTGGCGCCGTGGCACGGCCGGGTGCTGGTGCTCGACCGGGACGACGCCAAGGAGTCCACCGGCCACGGCTCGCCGCTGCCGATGCTGGTGCACGGCGGGCCGGGCCGGGCGGGCGGCGGCGAGGAGATGGGCGGCATCCGGGGCGTGCTGCACCACATGCAGCGCACCGCCGTGCAGGCCAGCCCGCGGGTGCTCAGCGCGGTCACCGGGCGGTGGGTCGCGGGCGCGCCGCGCACCGAGTCGGACGTGCACCCGTTCCGCAAGTCGCTGCGCGAGCTGCGGATCGGGGACACCGTCGTGGCCGGGCCGCGGACCGTGACGCTCGCCGACATCGAGCACTTCGCCGAGTTCACCGGCGACACGTTCTACGCGCACACGGACGAGGAGGCCGCGGCGGCGAACCCGTTCTTCGGCGGCCGGGTCGCGCACGGCTACCTGGTCGTGTCGTTCGCGGCGGGCCTGTTCGTCTCGCCCGAGCCGGGGCCGGTGCTGGCCAACTACGGGCTGGAGAGCCTGCGGTTCCTCACGCCGACGTTCCCCGGCGACGAGCTGACCGTGACGTTGACCGCGAAGCAGATCACGCCGCGCGAGGACCAGGAGTACGGCGAGGTCCGCTGGGACGCCGACCTGGTCAACCAGAAGGGCGAGTCGGTGGCCAAGTACGACGTGCTGACGCTGGTGGCCAAGAAGCAGGCGTGA
- a CDS encoding aldo/keto reductase, with protein sequence MSETFALGGDLTVNRLGYGAMRLTGEGIWGYPADRDNAIALLRRVVELGVNFIDTADSYGPHINEELIREALHPYPEDLVIATKGGLLRTGPNEWPVLGKPAYLRQAVETSLRRLGLDRIDLYQLHRVDPDFPLEDQVGELRELQEEGKIRHIGLSEVDVDQLEAARAVAPIVSVQNLYNLANRQHEAVLEATTEQGIAFIPWFPVATGELARPGGVLDEAAREHGSTPAQLALAWLLRKSPVVLPIPGTSSIAHLEENVAAAGIELTDEEFGKLSALA encoded by the coding sequence GTGTCTGAGACCTTTGCGCTGGGCGGGGACCTGACCGTCAACCGGCTCGGCTACGGCGCCATGCGGCTGACCGGCGAGGGCATCTGGGGCTACCCGGCCGACCGCGACAACGCGATCGCCCTGCTGCGCCGGGTGGTCGAGCTGGGCGTCAACTTCATCGACACCGCGGACTCCTACGGTCCGCACATCAACGAGGAGCTGATCCGGGAGGCCCTGCACCCGTACCCGGAGGACCTGGTCATCGCGACCAAGGGCGGCCTGCTGCGCACCGGCCCGAACGAGTGGCCGGTGCTCGGCAAGCCCGCCTACCTGCGGCAGGCCGTGGAGACCAGCCTGCGCCGGCTCGGCCTGGACCGCATCGACCTCTACCAGCTGCACCGCGTCGACCCGGACTTCCCGCTGGAGGACCAGGTCGGTGAGCTGCGCGAGCTGCAGGAGGAGGGGAAGATCCGGCACATCGGGCTGTCCGAGGTGGACGTGGACCAGCTCGAGGCGGCGCGGGCGGTCGCGCCGATCGTCAGCGTGCAGAACCTCTACAACCTGGCGAACAGGCAGCACGAGGCCGTGCTGGAGGCCACCACCGAGCAGGGCATCGCGTTCATCCCGTGGTTCCCGGTGGCGACCGGCGAGCTGGCCCGGCCGGGCGGGGTGCTGGACGAGGCGGCCCGGGAGCACGGCTCCACGCCCGCGCAGCTCGCGCTGGCGTGGCTGCTGCGCAAGTCGCCGGTCGTGCTGCCGATCCCCGGCACCTCGTCCATCGCGCACCTGGAGGAGAACGTCGCGGCGGCCGGGATCGAGCTGACCGACGAGGAGTTCGGGAAGCTGTCCGCGCTGGCCTGA